DNA sequence from the Actinacidiphila yeochonensis CN732 genome:
CTCGGCCCGGGTCCGCCGGGAGGAGTACGTCGGGCCGTGGTTCCCCGAACCGCTGCTGACCGACCCCTACGAGGACCCGGAGCGGTCGGCGGAGCTGGCCGACTCGGTGTCGATGGCCGCCCTGCTGCTGCTGGAGCGGCTCAGCCCGCTGGAGCGGGCGGTGTTCGTGCTGCGGGAGGTGTTCGCCTTCGGCTTCCCGGACGTGTCGGCGGCGGTGGGGCGTTCGGAGGGCGCGTGCCGCCAGCTGGCGGTACGGGCGCGCCGCCACATGGAGAAGGGCCGGCCCCGCTTCGAGGCCGACCGCAGGGTGCGCGAGGAGCTCGCCGGGCGGTTCTTCGACGCCTTCCGCGAGGGCGACGTCGACGGGCTGCTGGAGCTTCTGGCCGCCGACGTCCACATGGTCGGCGACGGGGGCGGCAAGGCCCCGCAGTTCGCCGAGCGGATCACCGGCGCCGCCAAGGTGGCCTCGCTGCTGGCCGCACTCGTTCCGCCGTTCGTCCGGATCGGCGGCCTCGTGGAGCCCCGCGTGGTGAACGGGCAGCCCGGCGCGGTCTTCCGCGACCGGGACGGCAGGATCGTCAACACCCTGGCGCTCGACATCCTCGACGGGCGGATCCAGACGATCCGCTCGGTGATCAACCCCGACAAGCTCGCGCACATGGGTCCGGTGGCGGACGCCTGGGCGGTACTGCGCGAGACGCAGCGAGCGCTGCGGAAGGCGGAATGACCCGGACCGACCCACCCGGGGAAGCCCCGCTTCCGAGGCACCCGCGACGGCCGGGCACGGGCCGGGACGAGGCGGCTTCGGGGAGCGTGCGGGGACGCGGGTCGGGCGCGGGTGCGGTAGGTTGGGCCCGCGCGGGGCCGTACGACGGCCCGGGCGCGCGGGCGGCCCGCCCTGGTCGGCCGCACCGGAACGCGAGGCGAGGAGGTGGGACCGATCAACCGCAGTGCCCGACTCCCGCTCCCCGGCCGCCGCGCGGCCTGACCGGCCCGCCGCAGGACCGCCGGGGAAGCACCCACCGCTTCCCGGAAGGCACCATGCCGCAGCACCCTCTCCCGCCCGCCCCCGGCTCCGACCGGCCGGGCGCGCAGCCCTTCCCCCTCGAACCGGCGACCGCCCCCGCCGTACCGGCGGCGCCACAACCCCGGCCGGCGCCCGGCCCGAGCCCCGCACCTCGCCGCGCCGCCCGCACCCGGAGGCGGTCCGGTGGAGCCGCCCGCCGACCTGGTGGCCGCGCTGCGGGCGGCGGGGTGCGTCTTCGCCGAGGAGGAGGCGCAGGTCGTCTGCGCCACCACCGCCGACCCGGGTGAGCGCGCCGCCATGGTCCGGCGGCGGGCCGCCGGGGTCCCGCTGGAACACGTCGTCGGCTGGGCGGAGTTCGCCGGCCTGCGGATCGGCGTGGAGCCGGGCGTCTTCGTACCGCGGCGGCGCTCCGAGTTCCTGGCCGAGCAGGCCGTGTCGCTGCTGCCGGCCGGGAGCGGCGCCGTCGTCCTGGACCTGTGCTGCGGAACGGGCGCGATCGGCGCCGCGCTGGCCGCCCACGGCGACCGGGTGGAGGCGCACGCCTGCGACCTCGACCCGGCGGCGGTCGCCTGCGCCGCCCGCAACCTCGCCGCCGCCGGCGGGCGGGTGTACCGGGGCGACCTGTTCGGCGCGCTGCCGCCGGCCCTGCGCGGCCGGTTCCACGTCATCGCCGCGAACGTCCCCTACGTGCCCACCGGCGACATCGCGCTGCTGCCCGCCGAGGCCCGCGAGCACGAGGCCCGCCTCGCTCTCGACGGCGGCGGCGACGGCCTCGACGTGCTGCGCCGGGTGGCCGCCGAGGCGGCGGCCTGGCTTGCGCCCGGCGGCAGCGTGCTGTCCGAGACCAGCCCGGAGCAGGCGCCTGCGGCACTGGCCGCGCTGCGCGGCGCGGGCCTGGCCGCCCGCCGTGCGGCCGACGAGGACCGCGGCGCGCTCGTCGTCATCGGAACCCGGCGGCCCTGAGCCGGCCCCGAACCGGCCCTGAACCGGCGATGTCCGGTGGCCCGGCCGGGAAGGCCGGACCACCGGACAGCCGGGGCCGTGCGGGCGTGCGCGGGAGGGGCGTGCGGGGGGCGTTCGGACCGGGGCGGGGCGTCAGTCCGCCGGCTGCTCCGGACCGGCGTCGGCCGCGCGCAGGCCGGAGGTCCACTTCGCCTCGATGTCGCCGTACTTCCACACCATCAGCGCGACGGCCCACGTCAGTATGAACAGGCCCACGATCACGTACCCGACGGTGTTGAGGTCCAGGCCGCCCACCCAGTCCCAGAACGCCCCGTGCAGGTGCGCCTTGTCGGCGACCAGGCCGAGGAGTTCGACGGTGCCGATGATGAGCGCGACGGCCACGGACAGGCCGGTGATCGTCAGGTTGTAGTAGACCTTCCGGACCGGCTGGGAGAACGCCCACTCGTAGGCGAAGTTCATGAAGGAGCCGTCGATGGTGTCCAGCAGGCACATTCCGGCGGCGAAGAGCACCGGCAGGCACAGGATCGCGTACCAGGGCAGCCCGGACGCGGCGCCGGAGCCGGCCAGCACCAGCAGCGCGATCTCGGTGGCGGTATCGAAGCCGAGGCCGAAGAGCAGTCCCAGCGGGTACATCTGCCAGGGCTTGGTGACCGACTTCATCACCCGGCCCAGCAGCCGGTTCATCAGGCCGCGGTTGTTGAGGTGCTCCTCCAGCGCGGCCTCGTCGTAGAAGCCCTCGCGCATCCGCCGGAACAGCTTCCAGATCCCGCCGAGGATCAGCAGGTTGATGATCGCGATGGCGTACAGGAACGCACCCGAGACGGTGGTGCCGATCCAGCCGGTGACGTCGTGCAGCGTGGAGCCGTCGTCCTGCACCGGGCCGGCCAGGGACTTGACGCCGAACGACAGCAGCAGCGACAGGCCGAAGACGATGCTGGAGTGGCCGAGGGAGAACCAGAAGCCGACGGACAGCGGCCGCTTGCCCTCGTGCATGAGCTTGCGGGTGGTGTTGTCGATCGCGGCGATGTGGTCGGCGTCGAAGGCGTGGCGCATGCCCAGGGTGTAGGCGGTCAGGCCGATGCCGACGCCGAAGGTCTTGGTGCCCATCGCGTAGTGGTTGGGCGCGACGATGGCGACGAGCGTGAACCAGCCGATCACGTGGAGCGCCACGATGAAGGCGGCCATCCCGCCGAGCCTGCTCCACTCCGCCCGGGACATCGAGCCCTTGATCCGGTGCCATCGGGTCCCGGCCGGGGCCGGGGCGTCCAGAGTGGAGGTCATCGACGAGTCCTTCACGGTGGGGGCGGCCTCCTGATGCGGGCCATTGCTTGTTGCAATCTACTCGCAATAAGACCCGGACGTCACCCGGGGACCCCCTTTCACCTGGGGCGACCCGGAGTCACTCGGAGGTGGGGGCAGCGCGCGGGTGCACGTTGAGGGCGCGTGGGCGTCGCGGGGCCCGGGCGGCCGCGCGTGCGGAGCAGGTGCCGGCGGGTGAAGGGGGAAGCGAGGGGGAAGGCCACCCGGCCGCCCGCGCGGCGGCGGGCCGCCGCCACCGCGGCGCGAGGGGCGCGGCGCCTGCCCGCGGGGCAGCCGCCGGGAGCCCCCTCGCTGCCGGGGCGCGGAGGAGGGCGGCGCGCGGCGGTCAGACCGGGCGGGACGGCACCCGGTCCAGCGCGCAGTCACCGCACAGGGAGCCCGAACGGCCGGGGGCGGCCCGGTAGATCAGGCAGCAGGAGCGGCGCCGGAAGCCCCCGGCGCCGTCCCGCCCGCTGACGGCC
Encoded proteins:
- a CDS encoding RNA polymerase sigma-70 factor, whose amino-acid sequence is MSRTEEFEELRPLLFAIAYRILGSVSEAEDAVQEAWLRWDASSTRPASAKAFLSAVVTRISIDVLRSARVRREEYVGPWFPEPLLTDPYEDPERSAELADSVSMAALLLLERLSPLERAVFVLREVFAFGFPDVSAAVGRSEGACRQLAVRARRHMEKGRPRFEADRRVREELAGRFFDAFREGDVDGLLELLAADVHMVGDGGGKAPQFAERITGAAKVASLLAALVPPFVRIGGLVEPRVVNGQPGAVFRDRDGRIVNTLALDILDGRIQTIRSVINPDKLAHMGPVADAWAVLRETQRALRKAE
- a CDS encoding putative protein N(5)-glutamine methyltransferase, whose product is MEPPADLVAALRAAGCVFAEEEAQVVCATTADPGERAAMVRRRAAGVPLEHVVGWAEFAGLRIGVEPGVFVPRRRSEFLAEQAVSLLPAGSGAVVLDLCCGTGAIGAALAAHGDRVEAHACDLDPAAVACAARNLAAAGGRVYRGDLFGALPPALRGRFHVIAANVPYVPTGDIALLPAEAREHEARLALDGGGDGLDVLRRVAAEAAAWLAPGGSVLSETSPEQAPAALAALRGAGLAARRAADEDRGALVVIGTRRP
- the nicT gene encoding Nickel transporter NicT; the encoded protein is MSRAEWSRLGGMAAFIVALHVIGWFTLVAIVAPNHYAMGTKTFGVGIGLTAYTLGMRHAFDADHIAAIDNTTRKLMHEGKRPLSVGFWFSLGHSSIVFGLSLLLSFGVKSLAGPVQDDGSTLHDVTGWIGTTVSGAFLYAIAIINLLILGGIWKLFRRMREGFYDEAALEEHLNNRGLMNRLLGRVMKSVTKPWQMYPLGLLFGLGFDTATEIALLVLAGSGAASGLPWYAILCLPVLFAAGMCLLDTIDGSFMNFAYEWAFSQPVRKVYYNLTITGLSVAVALIIGTVELLGLVADKAHLHGAFWDWVGGLDLNTVGYVIVGLFILTWAVALMVWKYGDIEAKWTSGLRAADAGPEQPAD